In Palaemon carinicauda isolate YSFRI2023 chromosome 38, ASM3689809v2, whole genome shotgun sequence, a single window of DNA contains:
- the LOC137630613 gene encoding uncharacterized protein, with amino-acid sequence MASSPFETDDVFDEVGESLTLQFFDKDEDNVLVESLDVCSNFTLEGFSIDEQDVFENLFPDAVDLQFEESNDASNPSSSTSESIQIGESVNISEDVFDSTKVTEPPKRRRGRRPKSEASLGPLLPKERRPKKNKLYEISQPFKDETLEKKRQNAIQAKVHRDTAKHQMELLQKEVEITKKEKEVLVRESERLKANIEKLRESLKIYKERTLSISSEL; translated from the exons ATGGCTTCTTCGCCCTTCGAAACGGATGATGTTTTTGATGAAGTCGGAGAATCGCTCACTCTCCAGTTCTTCGACAAAGACGAAGACAATGTCCTTGTTGAGTCACTGGACGTCTGCTCAAATTTCACATTAGAAG GATTCTCAATTGATGAACAAGATGTTTTTGAAAACTTATTCCCTGACGCCGTAGACCTTCAATTTGAAGAAAGCAACGACGCTTCAAATCCCAGCTCCTCTACTTCAGAGAGTATCCAGATCGGAGAAAGTGTAAACATCTCTGAAGATGTTTTTGACTCGACCAAAGTAACAGAACCCCCAAAAAGGAGACGAGGTCGCAGACCAAAATCAGAAGCTTCGCTGGGCCCTTTACTGCCTAAGGAGAGGAGACCTAAGAAGAATAAACTGTATGAGATTTCCCAGCCATTCAAAGATGAGACTCTTGAGAAAAAGCGTCAGAATGCTATTCAAGCTAAGGTGCACAGGGACACAGCAAAGCATCAGATGGAACTCTTACAAAAGGAAGTAGAAATCACTAAGAAAGAGAAAGAAGTGCTCGTCAGAGAATCAGAGAGATTAAAAGCAAACATTGAAAAGTTAAGAGAGAGTTTGAAGATCTACAAAGAGCGTACGCTCTCCATATCATCAGAGTTGTAA